Proteins encoded together in one Lathyrus oleraceus cultivar Zhongwan6 chromosome 5, CAAS_Psat_ZW6_1.0, whole genome shotgun sequence window:
- the LOC127086725 gene encoding L-ascorbate oxidase homolog — MEYSMRLSSLSLLLLVFLVVTNSNGEDPYRFYTWNVTYGDIYPLGVKQQGILINGQFPGPQIEAVTNDNLIISVFNSLDQPFLFSWNGVEQRRNSWQDGVYGTNCPIPPGKNFTYVLQVKDQIGSYFYFPSLEFHKAAGGYGGIKINSRPMIPIPFPPPSNDFTILAGDWYSRNHTDLKAVLDNGSDLPFPDGLVINGHGSNAFTFNVDQGKTYRFRISNVGLTTSINFRIQGHKMKLVEVEGIHTLQNTYDSLDIHLGQSYSVLVTTDQPPQDYYIVVSSRFTSQVLTATSILHYSNSAKTVSGPPPGGLTVQIDWSLDQARSLRRNLTASGPRPNPQGSYHYGLINTTRTIRLQNSAPIINGKQRYAVNSVSFINADTPLKLADYFNIQGVFSLGSISDSPTGGGGYLQTSVMAADFRGYVEIVFENPEDTVQSWHIDGHHFFVVGMDGGQWSASSRSNYNLGDTISRCTVQVYPKSWSAVYMPLDNVGMWNVRSENWARQYLGQQFYLRVYSPANSWRDEYPIPSNALRCGRAIGH; from the exons ATGGAGTACTCAATGAGACTAAGTTCTCTCTCATTATTGTTACTAGTGTTTCTTGTTGTGACAAATTCAAATGGAGAAGATCCTTATAGATTCTATACTTGGAATGTTACCTATGGAGATATCTATCCTCTTGGAGTTAAACAACAG GGTATATTGATAAATGGGCAGTTTCCAGGACCGCAGATTGAAGCTGTCACTAATGATAACTTGATTATCAGTGTTTTCAATAGCTTGGATCAACCTTTTCTCTTTTCTTG GAATGGAGTAGAGCAGAGAAGAAATTCATGGCAAGATGGAGTATATGGAACAAACTGCCCTATTCCACCGGGGAAGAACTTCACTTATGTTCTTCAAGTAAAAGATCAGATTGGTAGCTACTTTTACTTTCCCTCCCTTGAATTTCACAAGGCTGCAGGTGGTTATGGTGGCATCAAAATTAACAGCCGTCCTATGATTCCGATACCGTTTCCTCCTCCGTCAAATGATTTCACCATATTAGCCGGAGATTGGTACAGCAGAAATCATACC GACCTGAAAGCCGTTCTCGACAATGGAAGTGACCTTCCTTTTCCTGATGGACTTGTCATCAATGGTCATGGTTCTAATGCTTTCACATTCAATGTTGATCAAG GCAAGACTTACAGATTCCGCATATCAAATGTCGGACTCACAACTTCCATCAATTTCAGAATTCAAGGCCATAAGATGAAACTAGTTGAAGTGGAAGGAATCCACACACTACAAAACACTTATGATTCTCTTGACATTCATTTGGGACAGAGTTACTCGGTGTTGGTTACTACCGATCAACCGCCACAAGACTATTATATCGTTGTCTCTTCGCGATTTACCTCTCAAGTGTTGACAGCTACCTCCATACTTCATTACAGTAACTCCGCGAAAACTGTCTCTGGTCCTCCCCCAGGAGGCCTCACTGTTCAAATCGATTGGTCTCTCGATCAAGCTCGCTCCCTCAG GAGAAATCTTACGGCTAGTGGACCGAGACCTAACCCGCAAGGATCTTACCATTATGGTTTAATAAACACGACGCGTACAATTAGACTTCAAAACTCTGCACCAATCATCAACGGCAAGCAACGATACGCGGTTAACAGTGTTTCCTTCATCAACGCCGATACACCACTTAAACTAGCTGATTATTTCAATATCCAAGGAGTTTTCAGCCTTGGAAGTATTTCGGACAGTCCTACGGGCGGTGGTGGTTACCTTCAGACTTCTGTCATGGCTGCTGATTTTCGAGGCTACGTCGAGATTGTGTTCGAAAATCCTGAAGATACTGTGCAGTCTTGGCACATTGATGGCCATCACTTCTTTGTTGTAGG AATGGATGGAGGACAATGGTCAGCTTCAAGCAGATCAAATTACAATTTGGGAGACACAATTTCTCGTTGTACAGTTCAGGTATATCCCAAGTCATGGAGTGCAGTGTACATGCCTTTGGACAATGTGGGAATGTGGAATGTTAGATCAGAGAATTGGGCTCGTCAGTACTTAGGACAACAGTTTTATCTTCGTGTGTATTCTCCGGCAAATTCGTGGAGAGATGAGTATCCAATACCAAGTAATGCTCTGCGGTGTGGCCGAGCTATAGGTCATTGA